Proteins found in one Bacillus subtilis subsp. subtilis str. 168 genomic segment:
- the gdh gene encoding forespore glucose 1-dehydrogenase (Evidence 1a: Function from experimental evidences in the studied strain; PubMedId: 2493633, 3141376, 6438057, 16912926; Product type e: enzyme) has translation MYPDLKGKVVAITGAASGLGKAMAIRFGKEQAKVVINYYSNKQDPNEVKEEVIKAGGEAVVVQGDVTKEEDVKNIVQTAIKEFGTLDIMINNAGLENPVPSHEMPLKDWDKVIGTNLTGAFLGSREAIKYFVENDIKGNVINMSSVHEVIPWPLFVHYAASKGGIKLMTETLALEYAPKGIRVNNIGPGAINTPINAEKFADPKQKADVESMIPMGYIGEPEEIAAVAAWLASKEASYVTGITLFADGGMTQYPSFQAGRG, from the coding sequence ATGTATCCGGATTTAAAAGGAAAAGTCGTCGCTATTACAGGAGCTGCTTCAGGGCTCGGAAAGGCGATGGCCATTCGCTTCGGCAAGGAGCAGGCAAAAGTGGTTATCAACTATTATAGTAATAAACAAGATCCGAACGAGGTAAAAGAAGAGGTCATCAAGGCGGGCGGTGAAGCTGTTGTCGTCCAAGGAGATGTCACGAAAGAGGAAGATGTAAAAAATATCGTGCAAACGGCAATTAAGGAGTTCGGCACACTCGATATTATGATTAATAATGCCGGTCTTGAAAATCCTGTGCCATCTCACGAAATGCCGCTCAAGGATTGGGATAAAGTCATCGGCACGAACTTAACGGGTGCCTTTTTAGGAAGCCGTGAAGCGATTAAATATTTCGTAGAAAACGATATCAAGGGAAATGTCATTAACATGTCCAGTGTGCACGAAGTGATTCCTTGGCCGTTATTTGTCCACTATGCGGCAAGTAAAGGCGGGATAAAGCTGATGACAGAAACATTAGCGTTGGAATACGCGCCGAAGGGCATTCGCGTCAATAATATTGGGCCAGGTGCGATCAACACGCCAATCAATGCTGAAAAATTCGCTGACCCTAAACAGAAAGCTGATGTAGAAAGCATGATTCCAATGGGATATATCGGCGAACCGGAGGAGATCGCCGCAGTAGCAGCCTGGCTTGCTTCGAAGGAAGCCAGCTACGTCACAGGCATCACGTTATTCGCGGACGGCGGTATGACACAATATCCTTCATTCCAGGCAGGCCGCGGTTAA
- the cutI gene encoding putative membrane protein involved in copper intake (Evidence 3: Putative function from multiple computational evidences; PubMedId: 19168619, 22904286, 27010565, 26822828; Product type f: factor), whose product MLKKIALTLCPAIVGSLLFFTAPASAHVSVKPAESAAGSWETYTMKVPSEKNLPTTKVVLKMPKDVEFQQYEPIPGWKVSTQKHDDKSVSVTWEATDGGIQEGQFQQFTFVAKNPDKAEEAAWDAYQYYKDGSIVEWTGDEDADTPHSITNITSAKQVTDEHGATKTEDDSENSGSSALDITAMVLSAAAIILSVAALVKKKRA is encoded by the coding sequence TTGTTGAAAAAAATCGCATTGACACTATGTCCGGCTATTGTCGGCTCCCTCTTATTCTTTACGGCCCCTGCCAGCGCGCATGTTTCTGTAAAACCGGCTGAGTCTGCTGCAGGCTCTTGGGAAACGTATACAATGAAGGTTCCTTCTGAGAAAAATCTGCCGACAACGAAGGTTGTCCTCAAAATGCCGAAGGATGTTGAATTCCAGCAATATGAGCCAATTCCGGGCTGGAAGGTTTCCACTCAAAAACATGATGACAAATCAGTATCCGTGACATGGGAGGCGACTGACGGAGGCATTCAGGAAGGCCAGTTCCAGCAGTTTACCTTTGTTGCCAAAAACCCTGACAAAGCGGAGGAAGCTGCTTGGGACGCATACCAATATTACAAAGACGGCAGCATTGTTGAGTGGACAGGTGACGAGGATGCCGATACACCTCATTCCATTACAAACATCACGTCTGCAAAGCAAGTGACAGATGAGCACGGCGCCACGAAAACAGAAGACGATTCCGAAAACTCAGGTTCTTCAGCTCTAGACATTACAGCGATGGTGCTGTCTGCGGCTGCCATTATTTTATCTGTAGCAGCACTTGTAAAGAAAAAGCGTGCCTAA
- the gabR gene encoding transcriptional regulator (GntR/MocR family) with PLP binding site (GabR-GABA-PLP aldimine) (Evidence 1a: Function from experimental evidences in the studied strain; PubMedId: 15223311, 24127574, 25388514, 27640111, 28348215, 28412355; Product type r : regulator), which translates to MDITITLDRSEQADYIYQQIYQKLKKEILSRNLLPHSKVPSKRELAENLKVSVNSVNSAYQQLLAEGYLYAIERKGFFVEELDMFSAEEHPPFALPDDLKEIHIDQSDWISFSHMSSDTDHFPIKSWFRCEQKAASRSYRTLGDMSHPQGIYEVRAAITRLISLTRGVKCRPEQMIIGAGTQVLMQLLTELLPKEAVYAMEEPGYRRMYQLLKNAGKQVKTIMLDEKGMSIAEITRQQPDVLVTTPSHQFPSGTIMPVSRRIQLLNWAAEEPRRYIIEDDYDSEFTYDVDSIPALQSLDRFQNVIYMGTFSKSLLPGLRISYMVLPPELLRAYKQRGYDLQTCSSLTQLTLQEFIESGEYQKHIKKMKQHYKEKRERLITALEAEFSGEVTVKGANAGLHFVTEFDTRRTEQDILSHAAGLQLEIFGMSRFNLKENKRQTGRPALIIGFARLKEEDIQEGVQRLFKAVYGHKKIPVTGD; encoded by the coding sequence ATGGATATCACGATTACACTCGATCGTTCAGAACAAGCCGATTATATCTATCAGCAAATTTATCAAAAGCTGAAAAAAGAAATCCTCAGCCGCAATCTGCTGCCGCACTCGAAGGTTCCCTCCAAGCGGGAGCTGGCTGAAAATCTCAAGGTCAGCGTAAATTCAGTGAATTCAGCCTATCAGCAGCTGCTGGCTGAGGGGTATTTGTACGCCATTGAACGAAAGGGTTTCTTCGTGGAGGAACTAGACATGTTTTCCGCCGAGGAGCACCCTCCATTTGCACTGCCGGATGACCTAAAAGAGATTCACATCGACCAGAGCGATTGGATATCGTTTTCACACATGAGTTCCGATACAGACCATTTTCCGATCAAAAGCTGGTTCCGCTGCGAGCAAAAAGCGGCCTCCCGCTCATACCGCACGCTCGGCGATATGTCACATCCGCAAGGGATATATGAAGTGAGAGCGGCCATTACGAGGCTCATTTCCCTGACGAGGGGTGTAAAATGCAGGCCGGAACAAATGATCATAGGGGCAGGCACACAGGTGCTCATGCAGCTGTTGACTGAGCTTTTACCCAAGGAAGCCGTGTATGCGATGGAGGAGCCTGGCTACAGGCGCATGTATCAGCTTTTGAAGAATGCCGGAAAACAAGTAAAGACGATCATGCTGGATGAAAAAGGCATGTCGATTGCTGAAATCACCAGACAGCAGCCAGATGTGCTGGTGACCACCCCGTCGCATCAGTTTCCGTCCGGAACGATTATGCCTGTATCCAGAAGAATTCAGCTGCTGAACTGGGCAGCCGAGGAGCCGCGCCGATATATCATTGAGGACGATTATGATAGTGAATTCACATATGATGTAGACAGTATTCCGGCGCTGCAAAGCCTCGACCGTTTTCAAAATGTCATCTATATGGGAACCTTTTCAAAGTCCCTTCTCCCCGGCTTACGGATCAGCTATATGGTGTTGCCGCCTGAGCTGTTGAGGGCATACAAACAGCGGGGCTATGATCTGCAGACTTGCTCATCACTCACACAGCTCACCCTGCAGGAATTTATCGAGTCTGGTGAATATCAGAAGCATATAAAAAAAATGAAGCAGCATTATAAAGAAAAGAGAGAACGCCTGATCACCGCTTTAGAAGCAGAGTTCAGCGGAGAGGTTACCGTAAAAGGGGCAAATGCGGGGCTGCATTTTGTTACCGAATTTGATACCAGGCGCACCGAACAAGACATCCTGTCACATGCTGCCGGGCTGCAGCTTGAAATATTCGGAATGAGCCGATTTAACTTGAAGGAAAACAAGCGGCAAACGGGCAGGCCTGCTCTCATTATCGGCTTTGCACGGCTGAAGGAAGAAGATATTCAGG
- the glcU gene encoding glucose uptake protein (Evidence 2a: Function from experimental evidences in other organisms; PubMedId: 10438764, 15849754, 16850406, 19054326, 21564334, 27329749; Product type t : transporter), with translation MDLLLALLPALFWGSIVLFNVKLGGGPYSQTLGTTIGALIVSIVIYFFVQPVLSLRIFIVGIVSGLFWSLGQANQLKSIQLMGVSKTMPISTGMQLVSTSLFGVIVFREWSTPIAITLGVLALIFIIVGIILTSLEDKNDKKEGEPSNLKKGILILLVSTLGYLVYVVVARLFNVSGWSALLPQAIGMVVGGLVLTYRHKPFNKYAIRNILPGLIWAGGNMFLFISQPRVGVATSFSLSQMGIVISTLGGIFILREKKTKRQLIAIAIGIILIIAAAVFLGIAKTNS, from the coding sequence ATGGATTTATTATTGGCTCTTCTCCCGGCTTTGTTTTGGGGGAGCATTGTTCTCTTCAATGTGAAATTAGGCGGCGGGCCGTACAGCCAGACACTGGGAACGACGATCGGGGCACTCATTGTTTCTATCGTTATTTACTTTTTTGTTCAGCCCGTTCTGTCCCTTCGCATTTTTATTGTTGGAATCGTATCCGGCTTATTTTGGTCACTTGGACAGGCCAACCAGTTGAAAAGCATTCAATTGATGGGCGTGTCGAAAACAATGCCGATTTCCACAGGAATGCAGCTCGTTTCCACCTCGCTGTTCGGTGTGATCGTGTTCCGCGAATGGTCAACACCGATTGCGATTACGCTTGGCGTTCTCGCTTTGATCTTTATCATTGTGGGAATCATTCTCACGTCCTTGGAAGATAAGAATGATAAAAAAGAGGGCGAGCCAAGCAATTTGAAAAAGGGCATTTTGATTCTCCTTGTTTCGACTCTTGGTTATTTGGTTTATGTAGTCGTGGCTAGATTATTCAATGTGTCCGGCTGGTCCGCGCTGCTGCCACAGGCAATTGGCATGGTGGTCGGGGGGTTAGTTTTAACCTATAGACACAAACCCTTTAACAAGTATGCGATCAGAAATATTCTCCCAGGGTTAATCTGGGCAGGCGGAAATATGTTTTTGTTTATTTCTCAGCCGCGAGTCGGCGTTGCAACGAGCTTTTCCCTTTCACAAATGGGAATTGTCATTTCTACGCTCGGCGGTATTTTCATCCTGCGTGAAAAGAAAACGAAACGCCAGCTAATAGCAATTGCGATCGGGATTATCCTGATTATTGCCGCCGCCGTATTCTTAGGAATCGCCAAAACAAATTCATAA
- the gabT gene encoding 4-aminobutyrate aminotransferase (Evidence 1a: Function from experimental evidences in the studied strain; PubMedId: 4590473, 12123465, 12354229, 15590624, 9723923, 19854901, 24529384; Product type e: enzyme) — translation MSQTTASITTAQWQQKRDQFVSKGVSNGNRSLAVKGEGAELYDLDGRRFIDFAGAIGTLNVGHSHPKVVEAVKRQAEELIHPGFNVMMYPTYIELAEKLCGIAPGSHEKKAIFLNSGAEAVENAVKIARKYTKRQGVVSFTRGFHGRTNMTMSMTSKVKPYKFGFGPFAPEVYQAPFPYYYQKPAGMSDESYDDMVIQAFNDFFIASVAPETVACVVMEPVQGEGGFIIPSKRFVQHVASFCKEHGIVFVADEIQTGFARTGTYFAIEHFDVVPDLITVSKSLAAGLPLSGVIGRAEMLDAAAPGELGGTYAGSPLGCAAALAVLDIIEEEGLNERSEEIGKIIEDKAYEWKQEFPFIGDIRRLGAMAAIEIVKDPDTREPDKTKAAAIAAYANQNGLLLLTAGINGNIIRFLTPLVISDSLLNEGLSILEAGLRA, via the coding sequence ATGAGTCAAACAACAGCAAGCATCACAACTGCACAATGGCAGCAAAAACGGGATCAATTTGTGTCAAAAGGTGTGAGCAACGGCAACCGCAGTCTGGCGGTCAAAGGAGAAGGGGCCGAGCTGTACGATCTGGATGGCCGGAGATTTATTGATTTTGCAGGCGCCATCGGCACGTTAAATGTCGGACACTCGCATCCGAAGGTGGTTGAGGCTGTGAAGCGGCAGGCGGAGGAGCTGATTCATCCTGGTTTTAATGTCATGATGTACCCGACTTATATCGAATTAGCAGAAAAACTGTGCGGCATCGCGCCGGGCAGCCATGAGAAAAAAGCGATTTTTCTTAACTCAGGGGCAGAAGCGGTCGAAAACGCTGTGAAAATCGCCAGAAAGTATACAAAGCGCCAAGGCGTTGTCTCGTTTACACGCGGGTTTCACGGGCGCACGAATATGACGATGAGCATGACAAGCAAGGTAAAACCTTATAAATTCGGTTTCGGGCCTTTTGCGCCAGAGGTTTATCAAGCGCCGTTCCCTTATTATTATCAGAAGCCGGCCGGCATGAGTGATGAAAGCTATGACGATATGGTCATTCAAGCATTCAATGATTTCTTTATCGCTTCAGTGGCGCCTGAAACGGTGGCGTGTGTCGTGATGGAGCCAGTGCAGGGAGAAGGCGGATTTATTATTCCTTCGAAACGGTTCGTACAGCACGTCGCTTCATTCTGCAAAGAACACGGCATTGTTTTTGTTGCTGATGAAATCCAAACCGGCTTTGCCAGAACTGGCACTTATTTCGCAATTGAGCACTTTGATGTAGTGCCCGATCTGATCACGGTTTCTAAATCGCTTGCGGCAGGCCTGCCATTAAGCGGTGTGATCGGGCGTGCGGAAATGCTTGATGCGGCAGCGCCAGGGGAGCTGGGCGGCACGTATGCCGGCAGCCCGCTCGGCTGCGCGGCGGCTTTGGCAGTCTTGGATATTATCGAAGAAGAAGGACTGAATGAGCGATCTGAAGAAATTGGCAAAATCATTGAAGACAAGGCGTATGAGTGGAAACAAGAATTCCCGTTCATCGGTGACATCCGCAGACTCGGGGCGATGGCCGCAATCGAAATCGTCAAGGATCCTGACACGCGTGAGCCTGATAAGACAAAAGCAGCAGCGATCGCGGCCTATGCGAATCAAAACGGATTACTTTTGCTGACAGCGGGAATTAACGGTAATATCATCCGCTTTTTGACACCGCTCGTCATCTCAGACAGCCTATTAAATGAAGGGCTCAGCATCTTGGAGGCGGGCCTGCGAGCTTAA
- the cutJ gene encoding copper import permease subunit (Evidence 1a: Function from experimental evidences in the studied strain; PubMedId: 15101989, 15849754, 16850406, 19168619, 22904286, 23012364; Product type t : transporter) has translation MKRNRWWIILLLFLVFLPKTSFAHAYIVKSSPGENSELKSAPAQVEIEFNEPVEEGFHYIKVYNSNGDRVDTDKTEIKKDNHHIMTVKLKKNLPKDVYRAEWNAVSADGHPVSGVIPFSIGKADGGFSSQKAADSALNPGTAADRAILYTALSLFIGTVFFHLFWYKGKSEQLVKRTRRILTGSIAALGLALLLQLPIQTKANAGGGWGSAFQPGYIRETLFETAGGSIWIIQAALFVLLALSVIPAIRKNRFSSFGYWTAPLIFFFGLLLAKAFTGHAAVVEEKTVGILMDFLHLTSASIWVGGIAALVLLLSKEWRQPDKTLAWETVRRFSPWALTAVGVILFSGLLNGFFIIRSMDSLFHTAYGQALLVKSGLFVFMLVLGAIHFLLTRKQRRTGISRTLKAEWAIGIAVLITAAVFTSLPSPPEPAPEPFYQTKAIENGQSVSLSISPNQPGKNVFELRVTDHNGDPVKNIQQITLTVYKTGLSGSENKSTFTLKEKTKGVFQDQNLSINEKGNWKIKVHGLTGDFNEINIMFTKTN, from the coding sequence ATGAAGCGAAACAGATGGTGGATCATCCTTCTGCTTTTTCTTGTTTTCCTGCCGAAAACAAGCTTTGCTCACGCCTATATTGTCAAATCTTCACCTGGGGAAAACAGCGAATTAAAAAGCGCCCCTGCGCAGGTGGAAATCGAATTTAATGAACCGGTTGAAGAAGGGTTTCATTACATTAAAGTCTATAATTCAAACGGCGACCGTGTGGATACGGACAAGACTGAAATCAAAAAAGATAATCATCACATCATGACAGTGAAGCTGAAGAAGAATCTGCCTAAAGATGTGTACAGAGCGGAATGGAATGCCGTATCCGCGGATGGACATCCTGTTTCCGGCGTCATTCCGTTCAGTATCGGGAAAGCGGATGGCGGATTCAGCAGCCAAAAAGCAGCCGATTCAGCGCTGAATCCGGGAACAGCAGCAGATCGCGCGATTCTGTATACAGCCTTATCTCTGTTTATCGGAACGGTTTTCTTCCATCTTTTCTGGTATAAAGGGAAATCAGAACAGCTCGTCAAACGGACGAGACGTATCCTGACCGGCTCGATCGCAGCATTGGGGCTGGCGCTTTTGCTTCAGCTTCCGATTCAGACAAAAGCGAACGCAGGCGGCGGCTGGGGCAGCGCATTCCAGCCGGGCTACATCAGAGAAACACTGTTTGAGACAGCAGGCGGCTCCATTTGGATCATACAGGCTGCGCTGTTCGTGCTGCTCGCACTGTCTGTCATCCCTGCGATACGGAAAAACCGCTTTTCATCCTTTGGCTATTGGACAGCGCCGCTCATTTTCTTTTTCGGTCTCCTGCTTGCCAAGGCGTTTACCGGGCATGCTGCTGTCGTTGAAGAAAAAACGGTCGGCATTTTGATGGATTTCCTTCATTTAACTTCCGCTTCCATCTGGGTCGGCGGAATAGCGGCACTCGTTTTGCTGCTCTCAAAAGAATGGAGGCAGCCTGACAAAACGCTCGCGTGGGAGACGGTCAGACGGTTCTCCCCATGGGCGCTCACTGCAGTCGGCGTCATTTTGTTTTCAGGCTTGCTCAATGGATTTTTCATCATTCGTTCAATGGATTCACTGTTCCATACAGCGTACGGACAAGCTCTTTTAGTGAAAAGCGGGCTGTTTGTTTTCATGCTGGTCTTAGGCGCAATTCATTTTCTGCTTACCAGAAAGCAGCGCCGCACAGGAATCAGCCGAACGTTGAAAGCGGAGTGGGCAATCGGCATCGCTGTATTGATCACAGCGGCCGTGTTTACAAGCCTGCCAAGCCCGCCTGAGCCAGCGCCGGAACCGTTCTACCAAACCAAAGCGATAGAGAACGGACAAAGCGTTTCTCTCAGCATCAGCCCAAACCAGCCTGGAAAAAATGTTTTTGAGCTGCGGGTCACCGACCATAACGGTGATCCCGTGAAAAACATCCAGCAAATCACGTTAACCGTTTATAAAACAGGCCTGTCAGGCAGCGAAAACAAAAGCACCTTTACATTAAAAGAAAAAACAAAAGGCGTCTTCCAAGATCAAAACCTGTCGATTAATGAAAAAGGAAACTGGAAGATCAAAGTCCACGGCCTGACCGGCGACTTTAACGAAATCAATATCATGTTTACAAAGACCAATTAA
- the cutR gene encoding transcriptional regulator of copper intake (CutR-Cu(+)) (Evidence 1a: Function from experimental evidences in the studied strain; PubMedId: 15101989, 22904286, 23012364; Product type r: regulator), producing MLPINRQQHILKWLKEEGSLRISDISARFGVSEMTVYRDVNQLVQSNQVIKTAGGITLPVRTPQTDHMCSYCLKPVNQAHSVQLITVNQDIEQLCCAHCAFLRYADKTEEVSHLICRDFLLQTTVSAGSAYFVVNAELNLHCCQPQAIPFATLDHAERFQKGFGGAVCTFDQALEDMLQDRKKRCTCTKK from the coding sequence ATGCTTCCGATTAATAGACAGCAACACATACTGAAGTGGCTGAAAGAAGAAGGCTCGCTTAGAATTTCTGACATCAGCGCAAGGTTCGGCGTTTCGGAAATGACGGTATATAGAGATGTCAATCAGCTGGTTCAGTCAAATCAGGTCATTAAAACGGCCGGCGGCATCACGCTCCCCGTCCGAACACCTCAAACAGATCATATGTGCAGCTATTGCTTGAAGCCCGTCAATCAAGCTCATTCGGTTCAGCTGATTACGGTAAACCAAGACATTGAACAGCTATGCTGCGCACATTGCGCGTTTTTGCGTTACGCGGATAAAACGGAAGAGGTTTCACACTTGATTTGCAGAGATTTTCTGTTACAGACAACCGTCAGTGCCGGTTCGGCTTATTTCGTCGTAAATGCTGAATTAAACCTGCACTGCTGCCAGCCGCAGGCCATTCCGTTTGCGACACTTGACCATGCCGAACGATTTCAAAAAGGATTCGGCGGAGCCGTCTGCACTTTCGACCAAGCGCTGGAAGACATGCTTCAAGACCGAAAGAAACGCTGCACCTGCACCAAGAAATAA
- the ycnL gene encoding putative reductase or disulfide isomerase (Evidence 3: Putative function from multiple computational evidences; PubMedId: 15849754, 16850406, 18307109, 27010565; Product type e: enzyme), with protein sequence MKETPCPNCGKPLTGDMVRSSNVPCQFRCGHCRERLYEYKVSAPIMLVSLAAIVLLIYLLMLLRNAAGSVLPAVQHVPMAVFALVCAYPVFIVSERMIAKYVIQNGNIIYRGKRKGS encoded by the coding sequence ATGAAAGAAACACCATGCCCGAACTGCGGCAAACCTTTGACAGGCGATATGGTCAGATCATCAAATGTGCCTTGTCAATTTCGCTGCGGCCACTGCCGGGAACGGCTTTATGAATATAAAGTTTCAGCTCCGATTATGCTGGTATCATTAGCGGCCATCGTGCTGCTTATTTATCTTTTGATGCTCCTCCGCAATGCGGCAGGCTCAGTGCTGCCAGCTGTACAGCACGTGCCGATGGCTGTATTTGCGCTTGTGTGCGCGTATCCCGTTTTTATTGTGAGTGAGCGGATGATTGCAAAGTACGTGATTCAAAATGGCAACATCATTTATAGAGGAAAGAGAAAAGGCTCCTGA
- the gabD gene encoding succinate-semialdehyde dehydrogenase (Evidence 1a: Function from experimental evidences in the studied strain; PubMedId: 12354229, 15590624, 9723923, 12123465, 24529384, 24809290, 25911692; Product type e: enzyme) — protein MPDQLTVYNPATGEEIKTIPQQSATEVEEAIERSHQAFKTWSKTSANERTSLLKKWYELIVEHKEELADLITKENGKPYQEAVGEVLYGAGYIEWFAEEAKRVYGRTVPAPTTGKRIVVTRQPVGPVAAITPWNFPNAMITRKAAPALAAGCTFIIKPAPDTPLSAYELARLAYEAGIPKDVLQVVIGDGEEIGNVFTSSPKIRKITFTGSTPVGKILMKNSADTVKHVSMELGGHAPLIVDEDADIDLAVEQAMASKYRNAGQTCVCANRLIVHESIKDEFAAKLSEQVSKLKVGNGLEEGVNVGPIINKRGFEKIVSQIDDAVEKGAKVIAGGTYDRNDDKGCYFVNPTVLTDVDTSMNIMHEETFGPVAPIVTFSDIDEAIQLANDTPYGLAAYFFTENYRRGIYISENLEYGIIGWNDGGPSAVQAPFGGMKESGIGREGGSEGIEPYLETKYLSIGL, from the coding sequence ATGCCAGATCAATTAACGGTCTACAACCCGGCTACGGGCGAGGAGATCAAAACGATTCCTCAGCAATCAGCCACAGAGGTAGAAGAAGCCATTGAACGTTCACATCAAGCGTTTAAAACGTGGTCTAAAACATCAGCGAACGAAAGAACGTCTCTTTTGAAAAAATGGTATGAGCTGATTGTTGAACATAAAGAAGAGCTTGCAGATTTAATTACAAAGGAAAACGGAAAACCATACCAGGAAGCAGTCGGCGAGGTACTTTACGGCGCAGGCTATATCGAATGGTTCGCAGAGGAAGCGAAGCGTGTGTACGGAAGAACGGTCCCGGCCCCGACAACTGGTAAACGAATTGTTGTCACACGCCAGCCGGTCGGCCCCGTTGCTGCTATCACGCCCTGGAATTTCCCGAATGCGATGATTACACGCAAAGCGGCGCCTGCTCTTGCCGCCGGCTGTACATTTATCATCAAGCCGGCGCCGGACACACCGCTGTCTGCTTATGAACTAGCGCGCCTCGCATATGAAGCGGGCATTCCGAAGGATGTTCTTCAGGTTGTGATCGGCGATGGAGAAGAAATCGGAAATGTGTTCACAAGCAGTCCGAAAATCCGCAAAATCACGTTCACAGGCTCAACACCTGTAGGGAAAATCCTTATGAAAAACAGCGCTGACACCGTAAAGCACGTCTCAATGGAGCTCGGCGGACACGCCCCGCTGATCGTAGATGAAGATGCGGACATTGACCTTGCCGTTGAACAGGCGATGGCGTCCAAATACCGAAACGCCGGCCAAACCTGCGTATGTGCCAACCGCCTGATCGTTCATGAATCCATTAAAGATGAATTTGCTGCGAAACTGAGCGAGCAAGTGTCTAAGCTGAAAGTCGGAAATGGACTTGAGGAAGGCGTCAATGTCGGCCCGATTATCAACAAACGAGGCTTCGAAAAAATCGTCAGCCAAATAGATGATGCGGTTGAAAAAGGCGCGAAAGTGATTGCTGGGGGCACATATGACCGAAACGATGACAAAGGGTGCTACTTTGTGAATCCGACAGTGCTCACCGATGTCGATACGTCCATGAACATCATGCATGAGGAAACATTCGGCCCGGTCGCCCCGATCGTCACGTTTTCTGATATTGATGAAGCGATTCAGCTTGCCAACGATACACCGTATGGCTTGGCTGCTTACTTCTTCACAGAAAACTACCGCCGCGGCATCTATATTTCCGAGAATCTAGAGTATGGCATTATCGGCTGGAATGACGGCGGACCGTCAGCGGTTCAAGCGCCATTCGGCGGAATGAAAGAAAGCGGCATCGGCCGTGAAGGCGGTTCAGAAGGTATCGAGCCGTACCTTGAAACAAAATATTTGTCCATCGGTTTATAA